Proteins found in one Pelmatolapia mariae isolate MD_Pm_ZW linkage group LG7, Pm_UMD_F_2, whole genome shotgun sequence genomic segment:
- the LOC134632341 gene encoding potassium voltage-gated channel subfamily A member 1-like, with product MTVVAGDNMDETSAVPGHPQDTYPPDHTDHECCERVVINIAGLRFETQLKTLSQFPETLLGNPKKRMRYFDPLRNEYFFDRNRPSFDAILYYYQSGGRLRRPVNVPLDMFSEEIKFYELGVEAMEKFREDEGFIREEERPLPEKEFQRQIWLLFEHPESSGPARGIAIVSVMVILISIVIFCLETLPQLKEDPAGRIERVGNITIYYKPDILTDPFFIIETLCIIWFSFELIVRFLACPSKPAFFKNMMNTIDIVAIIPYFITLGTELAEDPENEGVGEQATSLAILRVIRLVRVFRIFKLSRHSKGLQILGQTLKASMRELGLLIFFLFIGVILFSSAVYFAEAEEQDSHFGSIPDAFWWAVVSMTTVGYGDMVPVTIGGKIVGSLCAIAGVLTIALPVPVIVSNFNYFYHRETEGEEQAQLLNVSTPNIPSETNSSRRSSSTVSKSEYMEIDGDINNSIDNFREANLRTGNCTIANQNCVNKSKLLTDV from the coding sequence ATGACCGTAGTAGCGGGCGATAATATGGACGAGACCTCAGCTGTCCCCGGCCACCCTCAGGACACCTACCCCCCTGACCACACTGACCACGAGTGCTGCGAGAGGGTGGTTATCAACATAGCCGGTCTTCGTTTTGAGACGCAGCTGAAAACGCTCTCCCAGTTTCCGGAGACGTTGTTGGGCAACCCGAAAAAGAGGATGCGGTACTTTGATCCTCTGAGAAATGAGTACTTCTTCGACAGAAACCGTCCCAGCTTCGATGCCATCCTTTATTACTATCAGTCTGGGGGGAGGCTGAGAAGACCGGTGAATGTCCCCTTGGATATGTTCTCAGAAGAAATCAAATTTTACGAGCTGGGAGTAGAGGCGATGGAGAAGTTTCGTGAGGATGAGGGCTTCATCAGGGAGGAAGAGCGTCCTTTACCCGAGAAGGAGTTCCAGCGTCAGATTTGGCTCCTCTTCGAGCACCCAGAAAGCTCGGGCCCTGCCAGGGGAATTGCCATAGTGTCTGTGATGGTGATCCTGATTTCAATAGTTATATTTTGTTTAGAGACTTTACCACAACTGAAAGAGGATCCAGCAGGCCGAATAGAGAGAGTGGGGAACATTACAATTTATTATAAGCCTGACATCCTTACTGACCCCTTCTTCATCATCGAGACTCTCTGTATAATCTGGTTCTCCTTTGAGTTGATAGTACGCTTCCTAGCATGCCCGAGTAAACCGGCCTTCTTCAAGAACATGATGAACACGATTGACATAGTGGCCATCATCCCTTACTTCATTACACTTGGCACTGAGTTGGCTGAAGACCCAGAAAACGAGGGGGTGGGAGAGCAGGCAACATCTCTGGCCATACTCAGGGTGATCCGTCTGGTCAGGGTGTTTAGGATCTTCAAGCTGTCGCGACACTCTAAAGGACTCCAGATTTTGGGACAGACCCTCAAGGCCAGCATGCGAGAGCTAGGACTGCTGATCTTCTTTCTGTTCATTGGAGTCATCTTGTTCTCCAGTGCTGTCTACTTTGCTGAGGCAGAGGAGCAAGATTCTCACTTTGGCAGCATCCCGGATGCATTTTGGTGGGCTGTTGTGTCCATGACAACTGTGGGCTATGGGGACATGGTCCCGGTCACTATAGGAGGCAAGATTGTTGGATCTCTGTGCGCCATCGCTGGAGTGTTGACAATCGCTCTCCCAGTGCCTGTCATCGTGTCCAACTTCAACTACTTCTACCACAGGGAAACTGAGGGAGAAGAGCAAGCCCAGCTGCTCAACGTCAGCACTCCCAACATCCCGTCTGAAACCAACTCCAGCCGCCGTAGTTCATCTACCGTCAGCAAATCAGAGTACATGGAGATTGATGGAGACATAAACAATAGCATCGATAACTTTAGGGAGGCAAACCTCAGAACTGGCAATTGCACTATAGCCAACCAGAACTGTGTAAACAAAAGCAAGCTGCTTACCGATGTTTAG